From Shewanella yunxiaonensis, the proteins below share one genomic window:
- a CDS encoding DUF3192 domain-containing protein yields the protein MKSKIPVVIGTLFLAYMAFVAVIVLVYEPNPDDMSWEDRQAYNQEKLTEIKLGQSGEEIITMMGRPDFSEAKLSQGQALNILFYRTHQTKPDGATTKDECTPLLFRNDRLIAWGEDTYQQYLKSATDTDNNALTNGHSEATNNGSQQLSK from the coding sequence ATGAAAAGTAAAATCCCGGTGGTTATTGGTACCCTGTTTTTGGCGTATATGGCATTTGTTGCGGTGATTGTGCTGGTGTACGAACCTAATCCAGACGATATGAGTTGGGAAGATCGTCAGGCGTATAATCAAGAAAAACTCACCGAAATAAAATTGGGACAATCTGGCGAAGAAATTATCACCATGATGGGACGTCCTGATTTTAGCGAAGCCAAACTCAGCCAAGGTCAAGCACTCAACATCCTGTTTTATAGAACACATCAGACTAAACCCGATGGTGCAACCACCAAGGATGAATGTACACCGCTGCTGTTTCGCAATGATCGTTTAATTGCATGGGGTGAAGACACCTATCAGCAATATCTAAAATCAGCGACAGATACAGACAATAACGCGCTCACAAACGGCCACAGCGAAGCCACTAATAACGGCAGCCAACAGTTGTCAAAGTAA
- a CDS encoding tetratricopeptide repeat protein yields MRFWTTALVLFLSCWISNVFADDSHEAEVAFRESPHALYEKIAAEIPTNLQLNSREELTAQAKALQLSPEQMIFNMVLLARLNLNIQIHKSSKQSDAKHLIDMLQKVVQGDDENAALLNLEGRFQGVVNQDYNATIQSNNDALSLIADDNDQRAMLLKYVIYEDLGIVNLMTKKSQAALNNLTQLKDIAYRLRDDYLIAEAETKLGKYFRDQGQLNRALEHYTEAYRIAAKINKPYQKAILQFNLAKLYRDLQQWDDALNYIYQAIDSFKALKLDIYLSNSMTVIATIYANQGKWNKAIDYYLNAQQIDARLQNFTAQGLNFHNLGEAYFKLGNTQNALDYLYQANKIFRDRKSDHYLIYNELLIAQVASASNTWDLVLEHARNAEVLAQKLKLNSELAEALEYQVNALKAKGEEQAVIGLQDKIISLKQTLLEQQKSRQENNNVSELNEQQLLLKLTEMQQQMRQQREMLNTRDYFIITVLILLIISGSYCLYLLRRRYHSQRQLQELLALSVLEPVTALPGYRGFCQQLQQGNCHAIALLGIASDFDHDLRYGHHQTCNKQHSLLHKLRHLAQANVYSIRPGLFALTFVEATSAKEIMQRLQELSWNEQPLNYNLGFLGLPLLADTDIQLPPVILFETLQLALAGSLSLPRHQNHYVSLSALDFTPSGIFSNPLYLQLQKSIERGFIRVETNGNKSDIQWPEPLMSATSDYRDVI; encoded by the coding sequence ATGCGTTTCTGGACGACTGCATTAGTGCTTTTTTTAAGTTGTTGGATATCAAATGTTTTTGCTGACGACTCCCATGAGGCAGAAGTTGCATTTAGAGAATCACCACACGCGCTTTACGAAAAAATCGCCGCTGAAATTCCAACCAATTTACAGCTTAATAGCCGAGAAGAGTTAACCGCTCAGGCAAAAGCATTACAGCTCAGTCCCGAGCAAATGATTTTTAATATGGTGTTGTTAGCACGCTTGAATCTGAATATTCAAATTCATAAAAGCAGTAAACAATCAGATGCGAAACACCTGATCGATATGTTGCAAAAGGTGGTGCAAGGCGACGATGAAAATGCCGCATTATTGAATCTTGAAGGTCGATTTCAAGGCGTGGTTAATCAGGACTATAACGCCACCATTCAATCGAATAATGATGCGTTATCATTAATTGCTGATGACAATGATCAGCGAGCGATGCTGCTGAAATATGTGATTTATGAAGACCTAGGCATCGTTAATTTAATGACCAAGAAATCACAGGCGGCCTTAAACAATCTCACACAATTGAAAGATATTGCCTATCGCCTACGTGATGACTATCTGATTGCTGAAGCGGAAACCAAACTGGGTAAATATTTTCGCGATCAAGGCCAGTTGAACCGCGCGTTAGAGCACTACACCGAAGCCTACCGCATTGCGGCAAAAATCAATAAGCCTTATCAAAAAGCAATCTTGCAGTTTAATCTCGCCAAACTGTACCGGGATCTTCAGCAATGGGACGACGCACTCAATTATATTTATCAGGCCATTGATTCATTTAAAGCGTTGAAATTGGACATTTATCTATCCAACAGTATGACGGTCATTGCCACCATCTATGCTAACCAGGGGAAATGGAACAAAGCCATTGATTACTACTTAAATGCCCAACAGATTGATGCCCGGCTACAGAATTTTACCGCGCAAGGGCTTAACTTCCATAATCTTGGTGAAGCGTATTTCAAATTAGGAAATACCCAAAACGCGCTGGATTACTTATACCAGGCTAACAAAATATTTCGCGACCGCAAAAGTGATCACTATCTTATCTATAATGAACTGCTCATAGCACAAGTTGCCAGCGCCAGTAACACTTGGGATCTGGTTCTGGAACATGCTCGTAATGCCGAAGTATTAGCCCAAAAGCTGAAACTTAATAGTGAATTAGCCGAAGCCTTGGAATATCAAGTCAACGCCTTGAAAGCCAAAGGAGAGGAGCAAGCAGTCATTGGCTTGCAAGATAAAATTATTTCCTTGAAGCAAACACTGTTGGAACAGCAAAAAAGCCGACAAGAAAACAACAACGTCAGCGAACTTAACGAACAGCAATTGTTGTTGAAACTGACAGAAATGCAACAACAGATGCGGCAACAGCGTGAGATGCTAAATACCCGTGACTATTTTATCATCACGGTGCTAATTCTATTGATTATTAGCGGTAGCTATTGCTTGTATCTGCTACGACGCCGATACCACAGTCAACGGCAGCTGCAGGAGTTACTGGCGTTAAGCGTCTTGGAACCAGTGACCGCCTTACCCGGCTATCGCGGCTTCTGTCAGCAACTTCAACAAGGCAATTGCCATGCAATCGCCTTACTTGGTATTGCCAGCGATTTCGACCACGATCTGAGGTATGGTCATCACCAAACCTGCAATAAACAACACAGTCTGCTTCATAAATTACGGCATCTGGCTCAAGCGAATGTTTACAGTATTCGACCAGGCCTGTTTGCACTGACTTTTGTTGAAGCCACCAGTGCCAAAGAGATCATGCAGCGACTGCAAGAACTCAGCTGGAATGAGCAGCCGCTAAACTACAATTTGGGGTTTCTTGGGCTGCCGTTACTCGCAGATACGGATATTCAGTTACCTCCCGTTATTTTATTTGAAACACTGCAATTAGCGCTCGCAGGCAGTCTGAGCTTGCCGCGACATCAAAATCACTATGTCAGTTTATCGGCATTGGACTTTACCCCGTCCGGTATTTTTTCCAATCCACTTTACCTGCAACTACAGAAAAGTATCGAACGTGGTTTTATCCGAGTGGAAACCAATGGAAACAAGAGCGACATCCAATGGCCCGAACCGTTAATGAGCGCAACATCAGACTATCGCGACGTTATTTGA
- the rdgC gene encoding recombination-associated protein RdgC, with product MWFKNLTLYRFNKPFTVTPESLEQALAGYPFTPCSSQDISKFGFSNALGKLGQNLVHSANNRHLICATKEEKILPSQVIREALDEQVSKLENEENRKITKKEKEALKEDITSTLLPRAFSRRSQIHALLLPEQQLLLVDSSSANKAEELLALLRKALGSLPVVPVTVKTPIELQLTEWLKQGHAPAPFDIQDEAELKAATEEGGIVRFKQQDLAEEEVLAHLETGKQVHKLALHFEQSIAFVLQADASVKRLKFAEEFRAQTDDVAGEDPAAKADADFALMSGEVLALVLALVNALGGLDDAAL from the coding sequence ATGTGGTTTAAAAATCTCACGCTTTATCGTTTCAATAAGCCGTTTACCGTTACTCCAGAATCACTGGAGCAAGCATTAGCGGGTTACCCATTTACGCCCTGCTCAAGTCAGGACATCAGCAAGTTCGGGTTCAGCAATGCCCTGGGGAAACTTGGACAGAACTTAGTGCATAGTGCCAATAACCGGCATCTGATTTGTGCGACCAAAGAAGAAAAGATCCTGCCATCTCAGGTGATCAGAGAAGCCCTTGATGAACAGGTCAGCAAACTGGAAAACGAAGAAAATCGTAAAATCACTAAGAAAGAAAAAGAAGCACTGAAAGAAGACATTACCAGTACGCTATTGCCACGTGCTTTTTCGCGCCGCAGCCAAATCCATGCATTATTGTTACCTGAGCAGCAACTGCTGCTGGTAGATAGTTCCAGCGCCAATAAAGCGGAAGAACTATTGGCACTATTGCGCAAAGCACTGGGCTCACTGCCAGTGGTACCGGTAACAGTGAAAACTCCGATTGAATTGCAGTTAACCGAATGGCTGAAGCAGGGTCATGCTCCCGCACCTTTTGATATTCAGGACGAAGCCGAACTGAAAGCGGCCACCGAAGAAGGTGGCATTGTCAGATTCAAACAACAGGATCTAGCTGAAGAGGAAGTTCTCGCCCACCTAGAAACCGGTAAGCAGGTACACAAGTTAGCCTTGCACTTTGAGCAGTCTATTGCATTCGTGTTGCAGGCAGATGCCAGTGTCAAGCGGCTGAAATTTGCCGAAGAATTCCGGGCGCAGACAGATGATGTTGCCGGAGAAGATCCTGCCGCTAAAGCAGATGCTGATTTTGCGTTAATGAGCGGAGAAGTGCTGGCCCTGGTTTTAGCCTTGGTAAATGCGCTGGGCGGTCTGGACGACGCGGCGCTCTGA
- the ppnN gene encoding nucleotide 5'-monophosphate nucleosidase PpnN, with translation MIVKVNPRGSMDQLSQLEVELLKQSSQSELYQLYRNCSLAVLASGSETDDARALFKQFDDFEINVVRRERGVKLELHNPPACAFVDDQIIVGIQEHLFAVLRDIIYVSNKYSHVTHLDFSNPDHITNVVFDILRNARVISPAHEPNVVVCWGGHSISEYEYKYTKEVGYQLGLRKLDICTGCGPGAMKGPMKGAAIGHAKQRIHDARYIGITEPGIIAAEPPNQIVNELVIMPDIEKRLEAFVRMGHGILIFPGGPGTAEELLYLLGILLHEQNKDIPFPLVLTGPAGSAEYFAEIDAFIGATLGKEAQSRYQIIIDDPAAAARKMRYGMDEVREHRKTTGDAYQYQWGLKIDADFQLPFVPTHAAMEQLDLHFQLDKARLAANLRKAFSGIVAGNVKRDTIMSIEQQGPFCLKGDKTLMSMIDKLLAAFVQQGRMKLPGSTYVPCYKVCQ, from the coding sequence ATGATTGTCAAAGTAAACCCCAGAGGCAGCATGGATCAGCTGTCGCAACTGGAAGTAGAACTACTCAAACAGAGCTCACAAAGCGAACTGTATCAGTTATATCGCAACTGTTCGTTGGCAGTGCTGGCCTCCGGTTCAGAAACAGATGATGCCCGGGCATTGTTCAAGCAATTCGATGATTTTGAAATCAATGTGGTCCGGCGTGAACGCGGGGTAAAACTGGAACTGCACAACCCTCCGGCCTGTGCCTTCGTCGATGACCAAATTATTGTGGGGATCCAGGAACATCTGTTTGCCGTTTTACGCGATATTATTTACGTCAGTAACAAATACAGTCATGTCACTCATCTGGATTTCAGCAATCCGGATCACATCACCAATGTGGTGTTCGATATTCTGCGTAATGCCCGCGTCATCTCCCCTGCGCATGAGCCCAATGTCGTTGTGTGTTGGGGTGGCCACAGCATCAGTGAGTATGAATATAAATACACCAAAGAAGTTGGCTATCAGCTCGGGCTTAGAAAACTGGATATCTGCACCGGTTGCGGCCCAGGTGCCATGAAAGGGCCGATGAAAGGCGCAGCCATCGGTCACGCGAAGCAACGGATCCACGACGCCCGTTATATCGGTATCACCGAACCCGGAATTATCGCTGCCGAGCCACCAAACCAAATCGTTAATGAATTAGTGATCATGCCGGATATTGAAAAACGTCTGGAAGCCTTTGTGCGGATGGGGCATGGCATCTTGATATTTCCTGGCGGTCCGGGAACTGCAGAGGAACTGTTGTACCTGCTGGGTATTCTCTTGCATGAACAGAATAAAGACATTCCGTTCCCCTTAGTGTTGACCGGCCCAGCTGGCAGCGCCGAATATTTTGCGGAAATTGACGCCTTTATCGGTGCAACACTCGGTAAGGAAGCACAGAGCCGTTATCAGATCATCATTGATGATCCGGCGGCCGCCGCTCGCAAAATGCGTTATGGTATGGACGAGGTCAGGGAACACCGTAAAACAACCGGTGATGCCTACCAATATCAGTGGGGCCTGAAGATTGATGCGGATTTCCAGCTTCCCTTTGTGCCTACACACGCAGCGATGGAACAGCTGGATTTACACTTCCAACTAGACAAAGCCCGTCTAGCGGCAAACCTGCGCAAAGCGTTTTCTGGTATTGTTGCCGGCAATGTTAAGCGCGACACCATTATGAGCATCGAACAACAAGGACCGTTTTGTCTCAAGGGCGACAAAACCTTGATGTCGATGATTGATAAATTGCTGGCGGCATTTGTGCAGCAGGGTCGCATGAAGTTGCCCGGAAGTACCTACGTTCCCTGTTACAAGGTCTGCCAGTGA
- a CDS encoding M61 family metallopeptidase, translating to MKISGLSMLSLTSLLTLGIWSHAIAEVRYQIDLSTPQHHMAKVRAVFPKTRAGDFTVNLPVWRTGRYEVLPLADGVRLFEARDATGKLLPWQRTATGEWQVTLAQPTNVTISYQLYANELGKRVRHIDATHAFLDASGVFMYSPEFRQQPLTVALKVPENWNSYSGLTRVAEQQFTAANYDVLVDSPIETGISQQRSFAADGKDYQLVIWGEGNYNPEQIVSDLQKVTAASQTIWDGYPFDNYLFMVHATNGARGATEHINSTVIQTPRFNFRERKDYLRFISTAAHEFIHTWNVKAYRPAGLVPYRYQQENMTPLLWMAEGSTSYFQNQLLLRAGVMTAQEFLEDLAKRIDANQHNPGRGIQSVAASSLNQWTSTGGDYATNNSVNIYAEGYMASLALDFSLLQETHLNASYRDVHKRLYREFRLPKDYSVNDVQLILKQLSGRDYHDWWQQHVDSPMTLDFPSLLAHAGLQLNYGKDSKVEPYLGITLGDGLQLSRVAKDSPAWQAGVGAGDELVAVNGLKVTADGLNKRINDFKAGDTITLTLFSNDTLVTRQVVLGAQPSGKLQLQSLKKVSHNQKAFFKAWLGIDWPFDDKGNFKSLS from the coding sequence GTGAAAATCAGCGGTTTGTCAATGCTGTCGTTAACCTCGTTACTGACATTGGGGATCTGGTCTCATGCGATTGCTGAGGTGCGTTATCAGATAGATTTATCCACGCCGCAACATCATATGGCGAAAGTGCGCGCGGTGTTTCCGAAAACCCGTGCCGGTGACTTTACGGTAAATCTGCCGGTTTGGCGCACCGGGCGTTACGAAGTGTTGCCTTTAGCTGATGGTGTGCGCTTGTTTGAAGCGCGGGATGCGACTGGAAAGTTATTACCCTGGCAACGAACGGCAACCGGTGAATGGCAGGTGACATTGGCTCAACCGACGAATGTCACCATTTCCTATCAGTTGTACGCAAATGAGCTCGGCAAGCGAGTGCGCCATATCGATGCAACACATGCATTTTTGGATGCCAGTGGCGTATTTATGTATAGCCCCGAGTTCCGTCAGCAACCGCTGACAGTTGCGTTGAAAGTCCCGGAGAACTGGAACAGCTATTCAGGCTTAACTCGTGTTGCTGAGCAGCAGTTTACCGCAGCGAATTATGATGTATTGGTCGATTCACCGATTGAAACCGGGATTAGTCAACAACGCAGTTTTGCTGCCGATGGTAAAGATTATCAATTGGTGATTTGGGGCGAGGGCAATTATAACCCGGAGCAGATTGTCAGTGATTTGCAAAAGGTAACCGCAGCATCTCAGACTATCTGGGATGGATATCCCTTCGATAATTATCTGTTTATGGTCCATGCGACTAATGGTGCGCGTGGGGCGACAGAGCATATCAATTCTACTGTCATTCAAACGCCGCGTTTTAATTTTCGCGAGCGCAAAGATTACTTGCGGTTCATTAGTACTGCCGCTCACGAATTTATCCATACCTGGAACGTCAAGGCTTATCGTCCGGCGGGTTTGGTGCCTTACCGTTATCAACAGGAAAATATGACGCCGTTGCTATGGATGGCTGAAGGTTCCACCAGTTATTTCCAGAATCAGTTGTTACTGCGAGCTGGCGTTATGACAGCGCAAGAGTTTCTGGAAGATCTGGCAAAGCGCATTGACGCGAATCAGCATAATCCTGGGCGGGGAATTCAATCGGTCGCAGCTTCCAGTCTTAATCAGTGGACCAGCACTGGTGGCGATTATGCGACTAATAACAGTGTGAATATCTATGCTGAAGGCTATATGGCGTCACTGGCATTGGATTTTTCACTGCTGCAAGAGACCCATCTAAACGCCTCTTATCGTGATGTCCATAAGCGCTTGTATCGGGAGTTTCGACTCCCTAAAGATTACAGCGTGAATGATGTGCAATTGATACTGAAGCAGCTCTCCGGCCGAGATTACCATGACTGGTGGCAACAACATGTCGATTCGCCGATGACTCTGGATTTTCCGTCATTGTTGGCGCATGCAGGATTACAACTCAACTACGGAAAAGACAGCAAGGTAGAACCTTATCTTGGTATCACTTTAGGGGATGGATTACAGCTCAGTCGAGTTGCCAAGGACAGTCCTGCATGGCAGGCAGGCGTTGGCGCCGGTGATGAATTGGTTGCTGTTAATGGGCTTAAGGTCACTGCTGATGGGCTCAATAAGCGAATTAATGACTTTAAAGCCGGTGATACGATTACGCTGACCTTGTTCAGTAACGATACTTTAGTGACGCGTCAGGTTGTTCTCGGGGCACAACCCTCAGGAAAACTGCAACTGCAGTCGTTAAAAAAAGTCTCTCATAACCAAAAAGCCTTTTTCAAAGCCTGGCTAGGCATTGACTGGCCGTTTGATGATAAAGGCAATTTCAAATCGCTAAGCTGA
- the xni gene encoding flap endonuclease Xni yields MNRLLIIDGMNLVRRLYAAQPDEQDLAGLAQRALNACQKLCRHHQPSHHAIVWDGEQESWRKQLYPDYKKGRKPMPVMLADYLPQLKQLLATANMHSVNAEAEADDVIATLAYKICQHDGEAIIVSTDKGFSQLQFKGVQQWDHFANSWLDIEALEQKLGIGRHQLLDFMALSGDSGNRIPGIPGIGPKSAAELLKSFRSLANIYNALDKLGQKQAEKLRSGYDMARLSYRLAKLRTDLELHLNLSQYRWAPQNS; encoded by the coding sequence GTGAATCGACTACTGATCATTGATGGCATGAATCTGGTGCGCCGCCTTTATGCGGCGCAGCCAGATGAACAGGATCTGGCCGGCTTAGCACAGCGGGCACTCAATGCTTGCCAGAAATTATGTCGACATCACCAACCAAGCCATCATGCTATTGTCTGGGATGGAGAACAGGAATCCTGGCGTAAACAACTCTACCCTGACTACAAAAAGGGACGAAAACCCATGCCAGTAATGCTGGCGGATTACTTGCCTCAGCTAAAACAGCTGTTGGCGACAGCGAATATGCACTCGGTAAACGCTGAAGCTGAAGCCGATGATGTGATAGCGACACTCGCCTATAAAATCTGTCAGCATGACGGCGAGGCAATTATTGTGTCTACGGATAAAGGTTTCAGTCAGCTACAGTTCAAAGGGGTGCAACAGTGGGATCACTTTGCTAACAGCTGGCTGGATATCGAGGCACTGGAACAAAAACTCGGTATTGGGCGCCATCAACTTTTGGATTTCATGGCGCTGAGCGGCGATAGTGGTAACCGTATCCCGGGCATTCCGGGCATTGGTCCGAAATCCGCTGCCGAACTGCTGAAAAGTTTTCGTTCATTGGCCAATATCTATAATGCCTTGGATAAGCTGGGTCAGAAGCAAGCAGAAAAATTACGCTCAGGTTACGATATGGCGCGTCTGAGTTATCGCCTGGCAAAGCTGCGTACCGATTTAGAGCTTCATCTCAATCTGAGTCAGTATCGTTGGGCCCCGCAGAATAGCTAA
- a CDS encoding porin: MMNAFCKTLLATAIATASIASAQAADPLTVYGKLNVTVQNNDESGADSVTSVQSNASRFGVKGDYDLGNSLTAFYTVEYEVATDSSSSTNFKARNQFVGVKGDFGAISVGRNDTLMKGSQGHVDQFNDLIGDLKYLFKGDNRMAQTVTYLSPAMGEVRFGATYVADADASQNGDNGFSSALMYGDASLKRTAVYAAIAYDSKVSGYDVLRATMQAKMGDFKLGGMYQQQEKSEGDSNSINGYLVSAAYDVNAVTLKAQYQDMDDTGSGWSVGADYKLAKPTKLFAFYTSRSMDVNTDRDNYIGIGLEHKF, encoded by the coding sequence ATGATGAACGCATTTTGCAAAACCCTACTCGCTACTGCTATCGCTACCGCTTCCATTGCTTCTGCTCAAGCAGCTGATCCGTTGACAGTTTATGGTAAGTTGAATGTGACTGTTCAAAACAATGACGAAAGCGGTGCTGATTCGGTGACTTCTGTTCAAAGTAACGCCTCTCGTTTTGGCGTTAAAGGTGATTACGACCTGGGTAATTCACTGACAGCTTTCTACACCGTTGAATATGAAGTAGCGACAGACAGTTCTTCTAGCACTAACTTTAAAGCCCGTAACCAATTTGTGGGTGTGAAGGGCGATTTTGGTGCGATCTCTGTTGGCCGTAACGATACTTTAATGAAGGGTTCTCAGGGACATGTTGATCAGTTTAATGATTTAATTGGTGACCTTAAATATCTGTTTAAGGGGGATAACCGTATGGCTCAAACCGTAACTTATCTGAGCCCGGCAATGGGCGAAGTGCGTTTCGGCGCGACTTATGTTGCCGATGCCGATGCTTCTCAAAACGGTGACAACGGTTTTTCATCTGCGCTGATGTATGGTGATGCCAGTCTTAAGAGAACTGCCGTTTACGCAGCAATCGCTTATGACTCAAAAGTCAGTGGCTATGACGTGTTGCGTGCAACTATGCAAGCCAAAATGGGCGACTTCAAACTGGGTGGTATGTACCAGCAGCAGGAAAAATCTGAGGGTGATAGCAACAGCATTAATGGTTATTTAGTAAGTGCTGCATATGATGTTAATGCTGTGACTCTGAAAGCTCAGTATCAGGATATGGACGATACTGGTAGCGGCTGGTCAGTTGGCGCTGATTACAAACTGGCTAAACCTACCAAGTTATTTGCTTTCTACACTAGCCGCTCAATGGATGTGAATACCGATCGTGATAACTACATTGGTATCGGTCTGGAACACAAGTTCTAA
- the phoB gene encoding phosphate regulon transcriptional regulator PhoB: protein MTARILIVEDELAIREMLTFVMEQHGFVASSAEDFDSAMAQLQEPYPDLILLDWMFPGGSGIQFAKSLKQDEFTRTIPIIMLTARGEEEDKVKGLEVGADDYITKPFSPKELVARIKAVLRRAAPTRLEDMIEVQGLTLDPVSHRVSVGESVLDMGPTEFRLLHFFMTHPERVYSREQLLDNVWGTNVYVEDRTVDVHIRRLRKAIEPSGHDRLIQTVRGAGYRFSTRS, encoded by the coding sequence ATGACTGCAAGGATTTTGATTGTCGAAGATGAGCTGGCCATTCGTGAAATGCTCACCTTTGTGATGGAACAACATGGCTTTGTTGCCAGCAGTGCAGAGGATTTCGATTCTGCCATGGCACAGCTACAGGAACCCTATCCAGATCTGATCCTGCTGGATTGGATGTTTCCGGGAGGCAGTGGCATCCAATTCGCCAAGTCTCTCAAGCAAGATGAATTTACCCGCACTATTCCCATTATTATGCTCACCGCCAGAGGCGAAGAGGAAGATAAAGTCAAAGGACTGGAAGTCGGGGCCGATGACTATATTACCAAGCCGTTTTCACCCAAAGAGCTGGTGGCGCGCATTAAAGCCGTATTACGGCGCGCTGCTCCGACGCGATTAGAAGACATGATTGAGGTGCAGGGGCTGACATTGGATCCCGTCAGTCACCGGGTTTCTGTGGGCGAGTCTGTACTGGATATGGGACCGACAGAGTTTCGATTGCTGCACTTTTTTATGACTCACCCCGAACGTGTTTATAGCCGCGAACAGTTGTTAGACAATGTTTGGGGCACCAACGTTTATGTAGAAGATCGCACCGTCGATGTGCATATTCGCCGTTTGCGTAAAGCCATCGAGCCTTCAGGTCATGATCGGTTGATTCAGACCGTACGTGGCGCAGGTTATCGCTTCTCGACCCGTAGCTGA
- a CDS encoding GGDEF domain-containing protein translates to MNDDSSEMSQIGLLKQKLQATKVALEEINDDRNSKLIALTQFITQMSLACKGQNLELDNKLAKLRVNMGNFEHLDEVLPELPEIERLLKSQYHHVMGKLEQGRSGLTNFSRELLRIKHIPEKLSREISIFRQELSKPFHSLWDYIPKVEQLISYYEQALLQNVQDEPLIILPIHRQLSYELAQLISDIEFPKAQREQVLRLKDILASDSLQVETLLEAYQTILRLLLENIAREKATSQEFLQTLNDALTSVRDIVSESFSQTQHSQQLKQQLNGEINNQVNNVLNSLNEIDEISQLKQKVTEHLAEIQNRLARKEALEQREMALLQKSVNTLRKELADLSAETLSYRERLCEQQKINQLDSLTQLPNRAALDERMDQEFRRFQHNNSTLWVAVADIDHFKQINDSFGHSTGDKTLQVIAMALKNSLRDTEFVARYGGEEFVLLIPDVSANDIAQLLNRVREKIKNIPFKFKNQRITVTLSIGAAQVLNGEHILDTFERADAALYKAKHESRDRVIID, encoded by the coding sequence ATGAATGACGATAGTTCTGAAATGTCACAAATAGGTCTGTTGAAACAAAAATTGCAGGCCACCAAAGTGGCATTGGAAGAAATCAATGATGATCGCAACAGCAAACTAATAGCGCTGACCCAGTTTATTACCCAAATGAGTCTGGCCTGCAAGGGTCAGAATCTCGAGCTTGATAACAAGCTCGCTAAGCTACGCGTCAATATGGGCAACTTCGAGCATCTGGATGAGGTGTTGCCTGAACTTCCTGAAATTGAGCGACTGCTGAAAAGCCAATATCACCATGTGATGGGTAAGCTGGAACAAGGGCGCTCTGGCCTCACTAATTTCAGTCGTGAGCTGCTGCGTATTAAACACATTCCAGAAAAACTGTCGCGTGAAATCAGTATCTTTCGTCAGGAACTCAGCAAGCCATTCCACTCGTTATGGGACTACATTCCCAAAGTTGAGCAACTGATCAGCTATTACGAACAAGCACTGCTGCAGAATGTTCAAGATGAACCCTTAATTATTCTGCCAATACACAGACAGCTATCCTATGAGCTGGCACAGCTGATATCGGATATTGAGTTTCCTAAGGCGCAGCGGGAACAGGTGTTACGGCTGAAGGATATTCTGGCGTCAGATTCGTTGCAGGTTGAAACGCTGCTTGAAGCTTATCAGACCATTCTCCGATTGTTGTTAGAAAACATTGCCCGAGAAAAAGCCACCTCACAGGAGTTTCTGCAGACACTCAATGACGCGCTGACATCCGTACGGGATATCGTGAGTGAGTCGTTTAGTCAGACTCAACACAGCCAGCAACTGAAACAGCAGCTTAACGGTGAAATTAACAATCAGGTCAATAATGTCCTGAACAGCCTCAATGAAATCGATGAGATTTCACAGCTGAAGCAGAAAGTCACAGAACATCTCGCTGAAATCCAGAACCGTCTGGCGCGAAAGGAAGCCCTAGAACAGCGTGAAATGGCGTTGCTCCAAAAATCGGTAAATACTCTACGCAAAGAGTTGGCAGATCTTTCAGCTGAGACCTTATCTTATCGAGAACGGCTGTGTGAACAGCAAAAAATTAATCAACTGGATAGCCTCACTCAGTTACCTAACCGCGCGGCGCTGGATGAACGTATGGACCAGGAGTTCCGCCGCTTCCAACACAATAACAGTACTCTGTGGGTTGCCGTAGCTGACATCGACCACTTCAAACAGATCAACGACAGTTTTGGCCATAGTACCGGTGATAAAACCCTTCAGGTCATTGCGATGGCATTGAAAAACTCGCTGCGCGATACTGAATTTGTCGCCCGCTATGGCGGTGAAGAATTTGTCCTGCTGATCCCTGATGTATCGGCAAATGACATCGCACAACTTTTGAATCGGGTTCGTGAGAAAATTAAAAATATTCCGTTTAAATTTAAAAATCAGCGCATTACAGTTACATTATCAATCGGCGCAGCGCAAGTGCTCAACGGCGAGCACATTCTCGACACCTTTGAACGTGCCGATGCAGCGCTCTATAAAGCCAAACACGAAAGCCGGGATCGCGTCATTATCGATTAA